From the Oryza glaberrima chromosome 5, OglaRS2, whole genome shotgun sequence genome, one window contains:
- the LOC127774587 gene encoding tau-cadinol synthase-like isoform X1, protein MDPLPPGRGEDRSATTEPWGGWIRRRRSIGSTDLPPPSRGGTDPPPPGSSNRLPTPRSGGCGSGHGLRRAMSRAADPGDGGAWAAGDNDQEPCSSKFQEETAFRSWPSSRCSTTSTSSASSATVRRTSSSCSSNAFRRFKGEDGRFINTGIADEPRGLLSLYNAAHLLIHDEPELEEAISLARHHLELMRGGGGLKPPLADQINRALGLPLPRAYKRIETLHYMLEYGQEEGHNVDLLDLAKLEFNLLQHVHLKELRNFSQWWKNIYGYVHLSYARDHAVESYLWSYVVFYEKDLVLSRMIFAKIFALLVTMDDTYDDYATIEESRKLNEAIQRWDESAISLLPEYMTKFYNTLLNNFKEFEAQVDVSGQYRVLRIKKEFQKLSAFYLQEAEWSHQNYKPSFKEQVALSTLSSSMPLLCAITTVGQDDVVTREAFELATQHNSAVLACGKILRFMNDIAAFKSGRKNKGDATSTVECYMNEHKVTGEEAIARIDSIIEDEWKTLNEVRCEHPQVLPVVQRVMNLAISVPFFYNKRSDAYTSSKYLHKIVECLFVTPIPI, encoded by the exons ATGGATCCACTGCCACCAGGACGCGGGGAGGACAgatccgccaccaccgagcCGTGGGGAGgatggatccgccgccgccggtccaTTGGGAGCACGgatctgccgccgccgagccgcggaGGCacggatccaccgccgccgggctcCTCCAACCGCCTCCCCACTCCAAGGTCTGGAGGCTGCGGATCAGGGCATGGACTTCGGCGGGCGATGTCACGTGCCGCGGATCCAGGCGATGGAGGTGCGTGGGCGGCGGGCGACAATGACCAAGAACCATGCTCCAGCAAGTTCCAGGAGGAGACGGCGTTCCGGAGCTGGCCTTCCTCTCGCTGTTCCACCACAAGCACCTCATCGGCTTCCTCGGCTACTGTGAGGAGAACGTCAAGCAGCTGCTCATCTA ATGCATTCAGGAGATTCAAAGGAGAGGATGGCAGGTTCATCAATACTGGAATAGCTGATGAACCGAGGGGGTTATTAAGTTTATATAATGCAGCACATCTCCTCATCCATGATGAGCCGGAACTTGAAGAAGCAATCTCTCTTGCAAGACACCATCTTGAATTAATGAGGGGTGGAGGTGGGCTCAAACCCCCTCTAGCTGATCAAATCAACCGTGCCCTAGGTTTACCATTACCAAGAGCCTACAAGAGAATAGAAACATTGCATTATATGCTGGAGTATGGGCAGGAAGAAGGGCACAATGTGGATCTTCTGGATCTTGCAAAGCTAGAATTTAACCTGCTGCAGCATGTCCACTTGAAGGAGCTCAGAAATTTTTCTCA GTGGTGGAAAAATATCTATGGATATGTGCATCTAAGTTACGCCAGGGATCATGCGGTGGAAAGTTACCTTTGGTCCTATGTCGTGTTCTACGAGAAAGATTTAGTGCTTTCACGGATGATCTTTGCGAAGATATTTGCACTGCTCGTAACTATGGATGACACGTATGATGACTATGCCACCATCGAGGAAAGCAGGAAGCTGAATGAAGCGATACAAAG ATGGGATGAAAGTGCTATATCTTTACTACCAGAGTACATGACAAAGTTCTACAATACATTGCTGAACAACTTCAAGGAGTTTGAGGCTCAAGTAGATGTCAGTGGTCAGTACAGGGTTCTGCGCATAAAAAAAGAG TTCCAAAAGTTATCTGCATTTTATCTCCAAGAAGCTGAATGGTCTCATCAAAATTACAAGCCAAGCTTTAAGGAGCAGGTGGCTTTGTCTACTTTATCATCATCAATGCCACTACTTTGTGCAATTACTACAGTTGGCCAGGATGATGTAGTAACGCGGGAAGCATTTGAGTTGGCAACACAACATAATAGTGCAGTATTAGCTTGTGGAAAGATATTACGCTTCATGAACGACATCGCTGCATTCAAG TCTGGAAGAAAGAACAAGGGAGATGCCACAAGCACCGTGGAGTGCTACATGAATGAGCACAAGGTAACAGGCGAGGAAGCCATAGCCAGAATCGATTCAATAATAGAAGATGAATGGAAAACCCTAAATGAAGTTCGGTGTGAGCATCCTCAGGTACTCCCTGTGGTGCAACGAGTTATGAATTTAGCTATTTCTGTGCCCTTCTTTTACAACAAGAGGAGCGATGCATACACATCCTCTAAATATCTTCATAAGATTGTTGAATGTCTCTTTGTTACTCCCATTCCCATATAG
- the LOC127774587 gene encoding tau-cadinol synthase-like isoform X2 encodes MLPNKQRSEGWMMEMAEKLKRDVRILFGTCNDIVEKMNLIDAVHRLGIDHLFQEEIGSAISDIKGSEFTSSSLHEVALWFRLLREHGIWVSPDAFRRFKGEDGRFINTGIADEPRGLLSLYNAAHLLIHDEPELEEAISLARHHLELMRGGGGLKPPLADQINRALGLPLPRAYKRIETLHYMLEYGQEEGHNVDLLDLAKLEFNLLQHVHLKELRNFSQWWKNIYGYVHLSYARDHAVESYLWSYVVFYEKDLVLSRMIFAKIFALLVTMDDTYDDYATIEESRKLNEAIQRWDESAISLLPEYMTKFYNTLLNNFKEFEAQVDVSGQYRVLRIKKEFQKLSAFYLQEAEWSHQNYKPSFKEQVALSTLSSSMPLLCAITTVGQDDVVTREAFELATQHNSAVLACGKILRFMNDIAAFKSGRKNKGDATSTVECYMNEHKVTGEEAIARIDSIIEDEWKTLNEVRCEHPQVLPVVQRVMNLAISVPFFYNKRSDAYTSSKYLHKIVECLFVTPIPI; translated from the exons ATGCTGCCAAATAAGCAGAGATCAGAGGGATGGATGATGGAGATGGCCGAAAAACTAAAAAGAGATGTCCGCATACTGTTCGGGACCTGCAATGATATAGTGGAGAAGATGAATTTAATAGATGCAGTCCATCGTCTTGGAATAGATCACCTTTTCCAAGAAGAAATAGGTAGTGCAATAAGTGACATCAAAGGAAGTGAATTCACTAGCTCTAGCCTTCATGAGGTTGCTTTATGGTTTCGCTTACTTAGGGAGCATGGCATTTGGGTATCTCCAG ATGCATTCAGGAGATTCAAAGGAGAGGATGGCAGGTTCATCAATACTGGAATAGCTGATGAACCGAGGGGGTTATTAAGTTTATATAATGCAGCACATCTCCTCATCCATGATGAGCCGGAACTTGAAGAAGCAATCTCTCTTGCAAGACACCATCTTGAATTAATGAGGGGTGGAGGTGGGCTCAAACCCCCTCTAGCTGATCAAATCAACCGTGCCCTAGGTTTACCATTACCAAGAGCCTACAAGAGAATAGAAACATTGCATTATATGCTGGAGTATGGGCAGGAAGAAGGGCACAATGTGGATCTTCTGGATCTTGCAAAGCTAGAATTTAACCTGCTGCAGCATGTCCACTTGAAGGAGCTCAGAAATTTTTCTCA GTGGTGGAAAAATATCTATGGATATGTGCATCTAAGTTACGCCAGGGATCATGCGGTGGAAAGTTACCTTTGGTCCTATGTCGTGTTCTACGAGAAAGATTTAGTGCTTTCACGGATGATCTTTGCGAAGATATTTGCACTGCTCGTAACTATGGATGACACGTATGATGACTATGCCACCATCGAGGAAAGCAGGAAGCTGAATGAAGCGATACAAAG ATGGGATGAAAGTGCTATATCTTTACTACCAGAGTACATGACAAAGTTCTACAATACATTGCTGAACAACTTCAAGGAGTTTGAGGCTCAAGTAGATGTCAGTGGTCAGTACAGGGTTCTGCGCATAAAAAAAGAG TTCCAAAAGTTATCTGCATTTTATCTCCAAGAAGCTGAATGGTCTCATCAAAATTACAAGCCAAGCTTTAAGGAGCAGGTGGCTTTGTCTACTTTATCATCATCAATGCCACTACTTTGTGCAATTACTACAGTTGGCCAGGATGATGTAGTAACGCGGGAAGCATTTGAGTTGGCAACACAACATAATAGTGCAGTATTAGCTTGTGGAAAGATATTACGCTTCATGAACGACATCGCTGCATTCAAG TCTGGAAGAAAGAACAAGGGAGATGCCACAAGCACCGTGGAGTGCTACATGAATGAGCACAAGGTAACAGGCGAGGAAGCCATAGCCAGAATCGATTCAATAATAGAAGATGAATGGAAAACCCTAAATGAAGTTCGGTGTGAGCATCCTCAGGTACTCCCTGTGGTGCAACGAGTTATGAATTTAGCTATTTCTGTGCCCTTCTTTTACAACAAGAGGAGCGATGCATACACATCCTCTAAATATCTTCATAAGATTGTTGAATGTCTCTTTGTTACTCCCATTCCCATATAG